The Aspergillus luchuensis IFO 4308 DNA, chromosome 6, nearly complete sequence genome segment ATCCAAGTTGTTGAAACCCAGGAGATTGTGAACTGAAGGAGGTGGGCCGCTTGGGGATGTTGTCGCTTGGGGCAGTGGCTCATCGGTTGACGCTGAGGCAACGGAAGGCTCAGTGGCCTGAGATGATGTAGATACAGAGTCTTGTTCGGTCATACGCTTccgcggtggaggagggttgtACGTCTTGTCGATGTGCGGGTTTTCGACAAACACCAAAAAGGCGAATTGAGCTGCATGGGCGAttatggagatgaagagtaCTTTGTAGCTGGCTGCCATCAAAGAGATACCGTAGTACCCGGCGTATCCGACCGAATACATGGGGTGAGGGGCCATTTCGAAGACGCCATCGAACGTCAACTCTTGATCGATGAGGTAGAAGAAGTCTCCCCAGTACCAGGCATAGTCTTTAACCACGCGGTGCGCGTCTAGTTTGACCCAAAGGTTGAACAGGACGAGCACAATGCCGGCCGACCAACGCGAGACTGTCATCAACATGCTCTCACCCACAGGATGGTGGCTACATGCTATAGCAAAGAGACAATATGACGTGAAGTCGcacatcaagatcaagtCCACCAAGCGTCTAAAGACAAGCCAAGTGTTGTACTCAATCGGAGCTTCTTCAAAGGAATAGTCTGTAGGGATCTTAGTCTCCAATTCCCGCTTGAGCAAGTTATACACGTTGGGGTGCGGATTCTGGTTAGTAGAGGGGTTCACAAAGATCCTTGTCTTTTCTGCCCAGCGCACAAGGGTCTTGTGGTGGGACTGGTTATGCAAAAGCCATCCTATTCCGGCATTGTAAGCTGCACGCCAGAAGAGGTAGATGACCGCAAACACAGGTATTTTGGCAAAGTCCGGGAGCCACCACAATAAAAGGATGTGTGCTCCCAGTATAGCCAGAACTATCACATCGGACAAATTCTTAGGTTCCGAAGGCGACAGGAGTTGAGAGACCATGTCGTGGGTTTGGGGCACCGTGAACACTAAGAAGCAATGAGGTAAATTAGCCGCCAACTTCCGCCACTATAACGTAGAAGTCCGCCATCATTGAATGCTAACAAAATGCCTAATTCCAACCAGGCTCAACGCATCACTCAATGGAATGCCTACCTGTACCATCAGGGGTCCTGCCAAAGGTTTTCTTGTTCTGGCTTGTACCATCCTTGGCTTCGACCTCACCGGCAGCAGTGAGTGCACCAGCGCCCAGGGATGAGTCGGACTGAGAGGACTGAAACCTCTCGCGaagtccatcatcatccccgatATGAGTGCCTGTTGAGAGGCCTCGATCCATGATTGTTTACCGAGAAGTGGTTAAGGGTAAGGAATGAAAAAAAGCGCACAGTCGAGAGAAAAGCATGTGACAGAGGTGCTGGGGGCAGGCCGTATTTAAAGCGTCAGGGTAACTATGATTGGTCCGTGCTTCTCAATTCTGAGTCACCAAGCCGCATTGGGGAATCCCTCGAGATCGCTGGGAATGGTGTCCAAGAGGTGAAGCGTAAACAGCACACAACCAAGGTCTAAATGCTTAATGGTTGAGTGTAAGTAACCAGCAAAGGGGAAAAGCCAGAGGTCCGTCCACGTATTTATTCTGGCAAAGCGTTGGGGTTAGGACTAGCGAGCAATATGAGACAGCAGCGACATCTCCTCCCCAAGTGCCCACTTTTGTCGGTTAGCACTGCTTAAGTGTGGGCCCCCGTGCACTGCCTGGGGAAAGACCCGGACTCTCAAGCAGTCCAACTGACGCCAGTTATGACGCTTGCCCGGTACGCTTTCTTGGGAAGAATGGGCtggaatggaagagaagtAATGGATCTCAACATCCCAGGGTCCGACGGCCTGCCCACTTTTACCCACCGCAGATTGGATCGCTGCGCACTACCAGATTCTGGTCCTTGGTACACGATTCGGAATAAAGGGTAGTAAACctctctcccactcccaGATATCGTCGATCACAAACATATGCGGACTACCGCATCATTCCAGTCTGCACCTGCTGGCTGCTGGCCCGTTAATGATGCAGCCACATCCTAGAAACTGGCTTTCGGGAAGCAGCTTCCCTCCCTCGCTCCAGGCATTCCGGGCCATTTCATGCACACTTTGGTATTGGACATAGATTTCTAATGGCGGCAACTGCGCCTGCTCATTGATCACGGACCCATTGGATATTGAATCAATTGATTCTTTCCATCAATAGAATATCATGAATACCCAGGATGGTGTGTACCTTGATTGAAACCAAGGTCGATGCAACTAAATCTGTACCTGGTGGCGCATGCGGACAATGAGCAATCCCTATGGCCAACGCACTCATTCCAAACGACATTGGCTCCACGAGAGATGcatctcttcccctcatctcTAGAAAAATTGTGCAGTACGGCCGTCTTCTGACTATCCCAGGATAGAAACTGATTGACAGGACTATGCGAGGTGttatttctctttcaacGCACATATGGTGACATAGAAAGTTACCCGCTTTGTAGCAGAATATTGCGGGTGTATTTTTATACTGTCCTTCCCAACTATGCATGCTTGATGTGGGTAATGTCATTTTGAGGATGTTCTTACCCATATGTGAGAACCTGGTCCTGGATCAATAgggataatattatatcattaCGCAACCGGGTTGTGGGCATTGTTGAACCTCGTTAAAGTTCTGACACTGCATGAATTTTCCGCGTTACCCCTCCCGACATCAGATTGAAACCAGGCTGCCCCTCTCGTGTCGGCCTGTCTGGTTGGCATCCCTTCGGACTACGAGTCGGCGAACTTGCCATAATATTAGAGATAGTAGAGACAGCGTCTGCCGGGCATCTGAATAATATGGCCAGTGTTATTTGCCAATTTCGACAAGCATAGTGATGTTTATAGTCTACTGCATATACATTGACCCTCTATACTGCAGATAGTGTCTCACTGAACTAGCAGTATGGGAGGGTGTTGCTTCGAGTCGATAGGATGATTGGAAGCATAACATCCATGCTCACTAGAGTCAGTGTATTGATCCCAAACATGCATTCAAAATTTTAACGGTGCGATAGGATAATTTTTCCATACACAGTTTAGATCTAAGATTATGCAAAGAGCTTGTTTGCTTTGAGATTTGTTCCTGGCATGGGTAGCCAGCAATGAATCTTATCGCCGCTCTCCGACACCGCTGCGATCGAAACGAACCCCGCGCCAATCGCCACTGCAGCGTTTGTCATGTGTTGCTTATCAAGCATCCCGCCCGCGGTCACGCCGCCACTTTTCTTGTCAGACTGCAGTCAGCTTTTATCACACACAATAACATCTTTTTGGTGACTGATCGTTCAGTATCTGCTGTGGCCTCACTGAATAGCAGACCAAAAGAGTAAATACCAGAGATTGAAATTTTAAATGGCACCTTCTCTCGAGGAGCCGACCGCGGCCTATCTCGAGGCGCGGTCGAAGATGGCCCCGAATCTGGTGGCTCCCGAGCCAGGTAGGTTTGATATGAAGCAGCCATATTTGTCTAGCATATGATCAGTATACTAATACTTGAGAAGAGCATTGCCCTGGACCCGAGTCTGAACAAGCAGGCAAAGGCGATGCCTGTGCGGGGTGCCCCAATCAATCGATCTGCGCATCTGCGCCCAAAGGCCCCGACCCCGATATCCCCATCATTACCGAGCGACTATCGCAAATACGTCACAAAATCCTCGTACTCTCTGGCAAAGGCGGCGTTGGAAAATCTACATTCACCTCTTTACTCTCACACGCATTCGCCGCAAACCCCGAATCGACCGTGGGTGTAATGGATACGGATATCTGTGGGCCATCGATACCAAAAATGATGGGCGTCGAGGCGGAGACCATCCACGTGAGCAATGCAGGCTGGAGTCCGGTGTGGGTGACGGATAATCTGGCCACGATGAGCGTGCAGTTCATGCTGCCCAATCGCGATGATGCGGTGATCTGGAGAgggccgaagaagaacggaCTCATTAAACAATTCTTGAAGGATGTGGATTGGGGTGAGATGGATTATCTGGTCATCGACACACCCCCGGGGACGTCGGACGAGCATCTGTCCGTCAATTCTCTTCTTAAGGAGTCTGGTGTGGATGGCGCAGTGGTTGTCACTACCCCGCAGGAGGTCTCGTTGCTCGACGTCAGGAAGGAAATTGACTTTTGCCGCAAGGCAGGCATTCGCATCCTCGGGCTAGTTGAGAACATGTCTGGCTTCGTGTGCGGGTCGTGCAACACGAAGACCCAGATCTTCCGGGCTACCACCGGGGGCGGAAAGCGACTCGCCAAGAAGATGGGCATTCCTTTCTTGGGCGCTGTACCTCTTGACCCGCGGGTGGGTATGGCATGTGATTATGGTGAGAGCTTCGTGGATCATTATCCTGACAGCCCAGCATCGATTGCGATCAAGCAAGTTGTCCGCTCGGTTGCTGGGATGATCGGAGAGGATCCCAACGACGTTTTGCCGGAAGATGTGGCGGTGTGATTCTTATCATATATATGATGTTTGATCTGATTTCACGGGCGTTCAGCATTGGGATAGCAAGCCGAGGTCTTTTCATTTGTGGGTGTTTCGGGCATTTTGACCAAGAAGTCATTTAGATACCAAATATTCAAACCTTTCTCTGTTTCCCGCTCTACCTTTCCCATCGCTTCTCCTTTTCCCTACTTGTTTTGTACTGCCCCAAGGCACTCTTCGTAGTCTTCGCTTACACCATTGGGGGCGAGATATACCTAGCTTGGGGGCTGCGCGGGGGAGAAAGAACCCGTGTTCACGGACAGGAGTTCGTGTGTTTACTGCAATTAACGAGCAGTCAATAACTAACTACCGACTTACGTTATTAGTGCTCACTAAGCCCTAGGCCAAAGCGAAGGAGTTTGCTGCTGTCGATCCTATAGATAGAAACGGGGAAATCATATAAAGTGATTTCATGTAACATGATAATGAAGTTCACCCATTCCATCAGTCATATTTACTTGCTGGACAGCTTGGCGACTAGAAACTGCCGGACCGCCCGCCAAGTGAAAAGAAGGGGTCTGAAAAAGGGTGCTTGGCAGATTGCAAGGTGAATCCCCGCCGAGCCATCCATCGGACCATTTCCATCTCACCGTTTGCTTGGCTCTGTTTGAGGGAGACGGAAATCCGCTGATGAAGATCCGCAACGGGGGGTTGGCCCGAGGTTGAACATTCAGGGTGCTCCTCTTGTCTTGAGTGTGATTGGATCTTGATGAGGCCTTCGATAATGCCGAGAAAGATAAGTAGCATTTCTAAACATACAGAATTATTGCTGCTACTACCTAGATGGGTTCAAGATCAACCTTCCCCCGGAGTAGCCGATTAGATAGATAGTCTTGTGTCACAACTTTCTTTGCCATGGCAGGTTAACGGGTTAACCCAAGAAACTAGTAACCGCTGGGCGAACAGAAAGTCTATCTCCCAACTGTGTTGTCGGACATCCATTCGTCCAATTTCTTGAACTTCTCTTGGGCAATGATGAACATTACCAAAAAACTCGACTGCCTACGTACGCGGCTTTCCAGGGCTGAGTAAGAATCCTGCTGTTCAGATCGATCTACTACTGTGTACGTGTGCACAATTGCGAAATGTTTAGCCACGCATGCATGACTCGTCCACTGACGTACTCGGGATTCGAGATTCCTATGTGGACTGGAGCCACGCCGATGCAGCGTACCTTGtgcactgctgctgctggtgcctGAACATTAATGCCGAGTGGCTCAATGGCAGGGCAGACGGTGGGAAAAAGCCGGCGTCCCACGCTGAACTTTGTAACACGCCTAACTCAAAGTTTATCCACGGAACCGCTTTCGAGGCACGCTGGTGTTTCATGATGTTTTTCACTGGTGATTGGCCGGTAACCCCTGGCCCTGGCGGTTAGACTGTTTCACCAGGAGCCACTCAGGGACTCGCTCGCCCCGGTCGCTGTCAAGGAAAAGAGGCCAGTCGCCTGTCAAAGGCAGGTTCCTCATGTCCCATGCGCTCTCTGCTGCTGTGGAcagaagaaaatatagaGTTTTCTGCAGCAGCACAAGCGGAAGATCCAAGTTGAACccactttctttctcctctcacTCCCCCGCCAGTGTCAGGCAAATGAAGATGGATTTCTCCTGGGTTTTCTCCCGTGAATCCAGGCTAACTGGGCCTGGATCATCCAGGATTGGTTGATGATTCCACCGCTGGGCTTTGGGGACCAGACTGGTCCAGCTAGTTGGAACAATGCCACCCCTCCAGCCTCCGTGCTGGGTGGATCGATGTAGAGTGCAAAAGTCTTGGTGTCTTGGGCGAATCAACTATAGTAGGGCCTGCTAAAAGTCGCTCGACGGTGAATAATGCCTCTCCGaactttttccttttcgaCTTGCTGCCCTTTTATAGACTGcacttctttcccctttttgTTTACATTTCTCTTCTAGTTCGTTAACCTTAGTGTTCTTTCATTTCTGTTCCCGCtgtcattttctttttcatctgCTGGGCTTTGTTGGGCTGAGCGCTACtactgtctctctctctcttggtCTGGTCTGTTCGTTGCTCCGCCAGTTGGTTCACTCAGCCTCGTAACATCAGAGTATACCAGGCTAAGTCAGGACTTTGGCCCCCATACTGCCTCCCCTTTTTAAAAACTCAATCCTTCTGGAAAGGATTCTATTTCTCAATTCTCAGACTACTTAATACGTTCTTTGTTTTCGAATTGTTTTGTTCTGAAACTTGTCGGGCCCtatcccctctttttttttatagtcCGCCCGTCGACATCATTTCCAGAGTGAGCCACCATGCAGCTCCTCCAGTCTCTCGTTGTTGCCATTTGCTTCAGCTACGGCGTCCTCTCTTTACCCCACGGTCCGTCAAACCAGCATAAAGCACGTTCCTTCAAGGTTGAACGGGCCCGTCGTGGAACCGGTGCTCTGCATGGGCCCGCTGCTCTCCGCAAAGCATACCGGAAGTATGGAATAGCTCCCAGCAGTTTCAACGTTGATCTGGCAGACTTTAAGCCCATTACCACGAGCcacgctgctgctggaagcGAGGTTTCGGAGCCTGATCAGACTGGCGCTGTCAGTGCTACTTCGGTCGAGAGCGATGCCGAGTTCGTTTCGCCTGTTCTCATCGGCGGCCAGAAGGTCGTCATGACCTTTGACACTGGTTCTTCTGACTTGTAAGTCTTACTGCAGCTGTCTACATTTTGGTACGATGGTTAACGTCACAAAAACAGTTGGGTGCTTGATACGAACCTCAATGAAACCTTGACGGGACATACAGAGTACAACCCTTCAAATTCCTCGACCTTCAAGAAGATGGACGGATACACCTTCGATGTCTCGTATGGTGACGACTCTTACGCCTCTGGCCCTGTCGGAACGGATACCGTCAACATTGGCGGCGCCGTTGTTGACGAGCAAGCCTTCGGTGTCCCCAACAAGGTGTCCCAGTCATTCATCGACGACACGAACTCCAACGGCCTGGTCGGGTTGGGCTTTtcctccatcaacaccatcaagcCGGAGGCGCAAAAGACGTTCTTCGCCAACGTCGCATCCAGTCTGGACGAGCCCGTCATGACCGCCTCGCTCAAGTCCGACGGAGTGGGCGAGTACGAGTTTGGCACGATCGACAAGAACAAGTACCAGGGCAACATTGCCAACGTCAGCGTGGACTCATCGAACGGATACTGGCAGTTCTCCACCCCTAAGTTTTCCGTGGCAGACGGAGAGCTGAAGGACATTGGAAGCGTCAACACCTCGATCGCGGACACCGGTACCTCCCTTATGCTGTTGGACGACGACGTGGTTACTGCCTACTACGCGCAAGTTCCCAACTCGGTCTACGTGGGCAGTGCCGGTGGTTACATCTACCCCTGCAACACCACTCTCCCCAGCTTCTCCCTGGTTCTCGGCGAGTCGAGCCTGGCCACGATCCCCGGCAACctgatcaacttctccaaggttggcaccaacaccaccaccggacAGGCCTGTAAGTTCCCCTCTTTGCTTTTGCCTGATTGAACATGATTGACTGATTTTGCTGGTTAGTGTGCTTTGGCGGCATTCAATCCAACGGCAAGACTTCGCTGCAGATTCTGGGCGACACGTTCCTGAAGGCCTTCTTTGTCGTCTTTGACATGCGTGGACCCTCTCTTGGTGTTGCCTCCCCCAAGAACTAGTTTTCCTTTGTGGGACTTCCCCTGCGTGTAATAATATCGGTTGAGATCTGGACTGTATCCTACGTGGGCAGATGGATGGACAGTTACTCACGTGCATTGCTTTGCCTTGGGTCTGCGAGTCAAGGCGGGGGTCGCGTGGCTGTAGTTACAATTCATGTTACATATTGAAGCAAGATTAATATGCCATATCGGCAAGAGAAAATAGAGCCATTGCTGAAATGATTGTCCTGAAGAGGTAGAGAGTGTTTGTTGCAGAAAATGTAACTAACATTATTTTGTAGATCTGAAGCAACTTGCAGTGCTGAGTAAGCCAACAGCCCTAAACGGTTTTGGGCGATCAGTCCggaaagggagaagggggaaaaaggaaaggaaaaaaataaaaataatgacCGTGAATGCAGAGAGTCCCGAGTGCTTCTCAATTGGTCGCTAGCATTATCACTCAACTTGTAAAGAAGAATCATCTAATCTAAATCCCCTTAATTCACCCAATAAACAAGATCCCTTCTCAGTCAGGGATCTTGTGTTAGCAGTGACCAAGGTGACGCTCCTCAGGCCAACGGGGGCACTTCTGCGGGTCGCCAGCAGAAGAACCCCGCGGTTCGCTCGACCGCTGAATCACCGTGACTGCGTAGGATTCAATCctgcccctcctctctcGTTCACCACCTCGTcgtccctccttctcttcctccagcctGCCGGTCGCCCATTCGCAAAAATGGCCATCAACTCTGCCCCCGAgtcctccctcctttccctcctctaCCGCTCCTACCCTACCGCCATCTCCCCCGACGCCACGGAGCCCGACCTTCACACGGCCACCCCCAAAATCTTTCCGCAGACTAGCTTTTCGGTCGCCGAAGAGGCCGACGTCAAGCAATGGCTGGCCACCATCTCCGGTCTGCAGACCGCTCTCAGCAAGGATGACAAGCCCGTCGTCTCGACCATCCTCGCCCAGCTGAACTCTCACCTCGCCACCCGCACAACTCTGCTCGGTGCGAAGCCCTCCGTGGCTGATATTGCCGTCTACGCTCTCGTCGCTCCTCTCGTCGAGAAATGGACTCCCGAGGAGCGTACCGGCGAGCAGGGCTACCACCACATCGTCCGTCACGTCGACTTCGTCCAGAACAGCCGCATTTTCGCTCTCCAGATCcccgacgaggagaaggtcaCCATTGACGTGAACGACGTCCGCTTCGTGCCCAAGCCCGTCGAccccaaggaggagaaggagcgcaagaagaaggagaaggccgctGCCCAGAAGCCCGCCGCTGAGGCTGCTGGCAAGCCCCTCGTTGTCGGACAGGGCAAGCCCGAGGCTGCGGCCAAGGCCGACGGTGCTAAGGGtgacgccgccgccgctaAGCCTGAGGGCaagcccaagaaggagaagaaggaaaagaaggagaagccggcCAAGGCTGCGCCCGCCCCTGCTGCTCCCCCGTCCCCCTCCGTCATTGACCTCCGTGTCGGTCACATTCTTCGTGCCGTCAACCACCCCAACGCCGACTCCCTCTACGTCTCGACCATCGACTGCGGTGACGCCCCGGGCACCGAGAACACCTCTCTGGATGAGGCCACCGGCAAGACCGTCCGCACTGTGTGCTCTGGTCTGAACGGTCTGATCCccctggaggagatgcaGAACCGCAAGATCGTCGCCGTCTGCAACCTGAAGCCCGTCACCATGCGTGGCATCAAGTCCTGCGCCATGGTCTTGGCCGCCTCTCCCCGCGTGGCTGAGGGCGAGGACTCGCACGCTGGACCCGTCGAGCTCGTTTCGCCTCCTGCCGATGCCCCTGCCGGTGAGCGCGTGTGCTTCGACGGCTGGACCGAGGGTGAGCCCGAGAAGGTGCTCaaccccaagaagaaggtctgGGAGACCTACCAGCCTGgattcaccaccaccgatgcCCTCGAGGTTGCCTTTGAGATGAGTGCCGTTCCAGCCGTTCAGGGCCAGGAGGGCAAGCCCGCTCTTGGTAAGCTGAAGACGCAATCCGGTGGACTTTGCACAGTCAAGACCCTGAAGGGTGCGGCTGTCCGGTAAGGGAATAAATCCATTCGGAGAGGGGGACAGATATAAAAAGGCAGTTTGAATTGGAAgcaaaagacaaagaaaaagagaggggCTGCTCTAATCAAAAACGTAAATAGTTAAGTTATGATTGATAGCGCCATTGCAAGTTAGACGAGGGAATGTGAATGAATTATTGATACATATATCTCTATACCATACACCCCTTAATACAAACATCGATTTAAAGCTTACCCCTCACAAACATTGACCTGCCAAGTTTACAAACCAAACAATCGCGGAAATCTCCCGCTACCGGAACATAACATAATAATCAAACTTGGACCACCACCTTCAGGACCCCCattcttgtttcttctttcatcttttCCTTGCCAATATCAACCTTAGTATATatcacatacatacatacataccattaTTCACAGAACTACTCTCCGAAGTGATATACATTATCGTATAATAACGATCTTCGGTACTTACCATGCGAGCAGTCCGATACCACGGCCGAGGCGATATCCGAGTCGAGGAGATCCAGGAACCCGGGTCGTGCGGAATGGGTGAGGTGAAGGTTCGTTTAtgaatatctaattattcttatttcaGCTCCTAGAAGGTTATTTtgagttattatattattctaaacTTATgattgtgttgtgttggttCTTGCAGGGTTTATTATCTTGTTTTATACTGATTTGGTACTCTCCTATTGGTATGGGGGTATGATATACTAATATTGTGATACTAGATCAGACCTGCTTTCGTGGGGATATGTGGTAGTGGTACGGAACacatctcctcccctctaAATCTATCTCTGATATATGCTACGAGCAGAAAGTCAAGGCCAGGCTAAGAGTAGACTGATTAGACATCCACGAATACCTCCACGGCCCGTCTACCATCCCGAGCACTACGCACCCCATAACGGGGGAGAAGATTCCCGTGACACTAGGTCACGAGTTCAGCGGCACGATTACTGAAGTAGGGGAGGGAGTCACTCGACTCCACGTGGGAGATAATGTGGCTATTAAGCCGAATTTGTTTGATGGTGGGTGTGCGGCTTGTCTTGGGGGTTGGGTGAATTGTTGTGATAATTTGGGGTTTGTGGGGTTTAGTGGTATGTTCTATccgtctttctcttttcttgttttggtTCTTGGTGTAGAGTGGTGTCTATTTGAAGGGTTGGCTGATTATGTGCAGGTAGTGCTGGGGGATTGTCGGATTATGCTGTTGTCAAGGAGAATAGGGCCGTGAAGTTGCCGGAGGGGTTTGAATTGGATCTTGGGGGTGAGTTGATCTCTCCTCACTATTATAGATGTGGCAGGGTGCTGATTGTGTAGCTCTCGTGGAGCCATTGACTGTGGCATGGCATGCAGTCAATCGGTCTTCTATCCAGAATGTTCATGCTCGTACGgcgctggtggtgggtgcTGGACCCATTGGGCTTGCTGTACTTCTGGTTCTCAAGGCCCGTGGCGTAGAGAACATTGTCGTCGTGGAGGTCGCGTCGCAGCGGAGAGAGCTTGCCAGCTCTTTGGGTGCTACGCGTGTTCTTGACCCCCGGACAGAGGATGTTGTGGCCACGGTGCGTGCGATGACGGGCAATGCCGGAGCTGATATAGCATTTGAATGCTCTGCTGTGCAAGCAGGACTGGATACCGCTTTGAAAGG includes the following:
- the nbp35 gene encoding Fe-S cluster-binding ATPase (COG:D;~EggNog:ENOG410PHVZ;~InterPro:IPR019591,IPR027417,IPR033756,IPR028601, IPR000808;~PFAM:PF10609,PF01656;~go_function: GO:0005524 - ATP binding [Evidence IEA];~go_function: GO:0051536 - iron-sulfur cluster binding [Evidence IEA];~go_function: GO:0051539 - 4 iron, 4 sulfur cluster binding [Evidence IEA];~go_process: GO:0016226 - iron-sulfur cluster assembly [Evidence IEA]), producing MAPSLEEPTAAYLEARSKMAPNLVAPEPEHCPGPESEQAGKGDACAGCPNQSICASAPKGPDPDIPIITERLSQIRHKILVLSGKGGVGKSTFTSLLSHAFAANPESTVGVMDTDICGPSIPKMMGVEAETIHVSNAGWSPVWVTDNLATMSVQFMLPNRDDAVIWRGPKKNGLIKQFLKDVDWGEMDYLVIDTPPGTSDEHLSVNSLLKESGVDGAVVVTTPQEVSLLDVRKEIDFCRKAGIRILGLVENMSGFVCGSCNTKTQIFRATTGGGKRLAKKMGIPFLGAVPLDPRVGMACDYGESFVDHYPDSPASIAIKQVVRSVAGMIGEDPNDVLPEDVAV
- a CDS encoding pepsin-like aspartic protease (COG:O;~EggNog:ENOG410PHZY;~InterPro:IPR033121,IPR021109,IPR001461,IPR034163;~MEROPS:MER0090757;~PFAM:PF00026;~SECRETED:SignalP(1-19);~go_function: GO:0004190 - aspartic-type endopeptidase activity [Evidence IEA];~go_process: GO:0006508 - proteolysis [Evidence IEA]), yielding MQLLQSLVVAICFSYGVLSLPHGPSNQHKARSFKVERARRGTGALHGPAALRKAYRKYGIAPSSFNVDLADFKPITTSHAAAGSEVSEPDQTGAVSATSVESDAEFVSPVLIGGQKVVMTFDTGSSDFWVLDTNLNETLTGHTEYNPSNSSTFKKMDGYTFDVSYGDDSYASGPVGTDTVNIGGAVVDEQAFGVPNKVSQSFIDDTNSNGLVGLGFSSINTIKPEAQKTFFANVASSLDEPVMTASLKSDGVGEYEFGTIDKNKYQGNIANVSVDSSNGYWQFSTPKFSVADGELKDIGSVNTSIADTGTSLMLLDDDVVTAYYAQVPNSVYVGSAGGYIYPCNTTLPSFSLVLGESSLATIPGNLINFSKVGTNTTTGQALCFGGIQSNGKTSLQILGDTFLKAFFVVFDMRGPSLGVASPKN
- the ARC1 gene encoding putative cofactor for methionyl- and glutamyl-tRNA synthetases (BUSCO:EOG09263JFQ;~COG:J;~EggNog:ENOG410PIC3;~InterPro:IPR002547,IPR012340,IPR036282;~PFAM:PF01588;~go_function: GO:0000049 - tRNA binding [Evidence IEA]); its protein translation is MAINSAPESSLLSLLYRSYPTAISPDATEPDLHTATPKIFPQTSFSVAEEADVKQWLATISGLQTALSKDDKPVVSTILAQLNSHLATRTTLLGAKPSVADIAVYALVAPLVEKWTPEERTGEQGYHHIVRHVDFVQNSRIFALQIPDEEKVTIDVNDVRFVPKPVDPKEEKERKKKEKAAAQKPAAEAAGKPLVVGQGKPEAAAKADGAKGDAAAAKPEGKPKKEKKEKKEKPAKAAPAPAAPPSPSVIDLRVGHILRAVNHPNADSLYVSTIDCGDAPGTENTSLDEATGKTVRTVCSGLNGLIPLEEMQNRKIVAVCNLKPVTMRGIKSCAMVLAASPRVAEGEDSHAGPVELVSPPADAPAGERVCFDGWTEGEPEKVLNPKKKVWETYQPGFTTTDALEVAFEMSAVPAVQGQEGKPALGKLKTQSGGLCTVKTLKGAAVR
- a CDS encoding 2,3-butanediol dehydrogenase (COG:Q;~EggNog:ENOG410PFVV;~InterPro:IPR013154,IPR013149,IPR002328,IPR036291, IPR011032,IPR020843;~PFAM:PF00107,PF08240,PF16912;~go_function: GO:0008270 - zinc ion binding [Evidence IEA];~go_function: GO:0016491 - oxidoreductase activity [Evidence IEA];~go_process: GO:0055114 - oxidation-reduction process [Evidence IEA]), translating into MRAVRYHGRGDIRVEEIQEPGSCGMGEVKIRPAFVGICGSDIHEYLHGPSTIPSTTHPITGEKIPVTLGHEFSGTITEVGEGVTRLHVGDNVAIKPNLFDGGCAACLGGWVNCCDNLGFVGFSGSAGGLSDYAVVKENRAVKLPEGFELDLGALVEPLTVAWHAVNRSSIQNVHARTALVVGAGPIGLAVLLVLKARGVENIVVVEVASQRRELASSLGATRVLDPRTEDVVATVRAMTGNAGADIAFECSAVQAGLDTALKGIRARGTMTILSLWSDKPAIDAFDVVLGEKHVVGSVIYEDGEFEAVIDAMWSGKLNPRALITSKIRMEDIVEKRLQILNPRPRQPDQDLGGHFGMKVRDIQGEWDEY